From one Colletotrichum destructivum chromosome 3, complete sequence genomic stretch:
- a CDS encoding Putative FAD/NAD(P)-binding domain, FAD/NAD(P)-binding domain superfamily, which produces MPTLVILGAGIAGLPIAHHVLKHTTPLVKDLKVILVTPNTDHYWNLASVRGVVPGQLGDDKLFQPIAPEFAKYPKESYELVFGKAETLSDDKKTVIVKTNDGAHRTIAYDAVVIATGTRSKDNMPWKEVGTTEETKQALGSLRKQIADAKTIVVAGGGTTGVETVGEIGFEFNGKKDVYLVFSSDLPLAEPLNDNVRKAALNELRKMNVKTIPNTKVTSVSTGADGRKTLELTDKSGKTTTLQADAYVPTTGNVPNTSFLPASMLDTQGYVNQDASLRVPGHENIFVVGDVGNLEDGYARLADQQTQHAVKSIQAHFTGASRPADYVVDTKVLGAVTIGRSRATGQMGTWKLPSILIWLFKGRFLGTDYAKDLAAGKRTVLVTKNW; this is translated from the exons ATGCCGACTCTCGTCATTCTTGGCGCCGGCATAGCTGGGTTGCCCATTGCCCACCATGTCTTGAAGCACACAACTCCGCTTGTCAAGGACCTCAAGGTCATCCTGGTGACGCCCAATACTGACCA TTACTGGAACCTCGCCTCCGTGCGCGGTGTCGTCCCTGGCCAGCTCGGTGATGACAAGCTCTTCCAGCCCATCGCGCCCGAGTTTGCCAAGTACCCCAAGGAAAGCTAcgagctcgtcttcggcaaGGCCGAGACGCTCagcgacgacaagaagaccgtcatcgtcaagacCAACGACGGTGCCCACCGCACCATCGCCtacgacgccgtcgtcatcgccacgGGCACCCGCTCCAAGGATAACATGCCGTGGAAGGAGGTCGGCACGACGGAAGAGACCAAGCAAGCCCTCGGCAGCCTCCGCAAGCAgatcgccgacgccaagaccatcgtcgtcgccggcggcggcaccaccgGCGTCGAGACGGTCGGGGAAATCGGCTTTGAGTTCAACGGAAAGAAGGACGTCTACTTAGTCTTTAGCAGCGACCTGCCCCTCGCCGAGCCTCTGAACGACAACGTCCGCAAGGCGGCGCTCAACGAGCTGCGCAAGATGAACGTCAAGACGATCCCCAACACCAAGGTCACGAGCGTCAGCACAGGGGCCGACGGACGGAAGACGCTTGAGCTCACGGATAAGAgcggcaagacgacgacgctccAAGCGGACGCGTACGTCCCCACCACCGGCAACGTCCCCAACACATCATTCCTGCCGGCGAGTATGTTGGACACGCAGGGTTACGTGAACCAGGACGCGAGCCTCCGGGTACCGGGCCACGAAAACATCTTCGTGGTGGGCGACGTCGGGAACCTTGAGGACGGGTACGCTCGCCTCGCCGACCAGCAGACGCAACACGCGGTCAAGAGCATCCAGGCGCACTTCACCGGCGCGTCGAGACCGGCCGACTATGTCGTCGACACCAAGGTCCTTGGCGCCGTCACGATCGGGCGGAGCAGGGCAACGGGCCAGATGGGCACGTGGAAGTTGCCGAGCATCCTCATCTGGCTGTTCAAGGGGCGGTTCCTGGGCACCGACTATGCCAAGGACCTTGCGGCCGGCAAGAGGACGGTACTGGTCACGAAGAACTGGTGA
- a CDS encoding Putative phosphatidylethanolamine-binding protein — MLSKAIAVLAAAATLTSAATPMGFMPASNTPLIVSYGGISALDGVNLPKDSSQVMPTIATEQQLKGQYAVIMVDIDVPTNQPPKTGTLLHWLQTGLMSADTPVTLNTTAGPKRVFIMQNRMNAAALAPYLGPNPPAREPLSHRYTFVAVDHTTITQQGLMALSGAAQNRRDFNVLNGLMAAGLQDKVVAGNFFRVTNAGPVGAGQGMPGGGSRGNSTGGAPMQPMPTMPSGTPTTPGTGGGMPSMPGMTTAPGMTMPMPSAPAQTPGASAPPPGGAQPSAPARASAFGLSPSIGVVSIGLCLAGSLFLLL, encoded by the exons ATGCTGTCCAAGGCCATTGCCgtcctggcggcggcggcgacgttgaCGTCGGCCGCTACGCCCATGGGCTTCATGCCCGCTTCAAACACCCCTCTAATCGTTTCCTACGGAGGCATCTCGGCACTGGATGGCGTGAATCTGCCCAAAGACT CTAGCCAGGTTATGCCCACGATCGCAACGGAACAGCAGCTCAAGGGGCAGTACGCGGTGATAATGGTGGATATCGACGTCCCGACCAACCAGCCGCCCAAGACGGGCACTCTCCTCCACTGGCTGCAGACGGGCCTGATGTCCGCCGACACGCCCGTGACGCTCAACACAACCGCCGGGCCGAAAAGGGTCTTTATCATGCAGAACAGGATGAACGCGGCCGCTCTCGCGCCGTACCTCGGCCCCAACCCGCCGGCGAGGGAACCCCTCAGCCACAGGTACACCTTCGTCGCGGTGGATCACACCACCATCACGCAGCAGGGCCTCATGGCCCTCTCGGGCGCGGCACAGAACCGTCGCGACTTCAACGTCTTGAACGGACTGATGGCCGCTGGGCTCCAGGACAAGGTCGTAGCCGGCAACTTCTTCCGCGTCACGAACGCCGgccccgtcggcgccggacAGGGTATGCCAGGAGGAGGATCTAGGGGTAACAGCACCGGCGGCGCACCCATGCAGCCGATGCCGACCATGCCTAGCGGCACTCCGACGAcccccggcaccggcggaGGCATGCCCAGTATGCCCGGCATGACCACGGCTCCCGGAATGACGATGCCCATGCCCAGTGCGCCTGCACAGACTCCCGGTGCCAGCGCGCCGCCCCCCGGGGGCGCTCAGCCGTCGGCCCCCGCTCGCGCGAGCGCTTTCGGTCTCAGCCCGAGTATCGGCGTTGTGTCGATAGGACTGTGTCTGGCTGGTTCACTGTTTTTGTTGCTGTAG